The window TAAACAATATTTCAGATTTCAGAATAAGTACATTCAATTCGATCAGTGAGACGTGCCTCTGCCAGGCGGGAACACTGGGCACGTCCCTCTTCATATACATGCTTATCCTTTAAATGCACATGTGCCAAGGAGAATCTTCTTGCTTCTTGTGTCTGCTTTACTATTTTAAAAGTCTGcattgcagacgaactcgctaggggtcgGTAGTTTATTAAAAATCAACTACGTTTTATTTTATGATTCCTCTTGCTAATCAGGTGGAGTGAACTCTGAACAGTTAAGATAAAACAAGTagaatgttgtttacctcagagaattcgtgagcaaggacatccctaagaCTGAAATGTGGTAGCAGCTACCAGCTTTGCTTATACCGgtgcgtaaaacattcaaaactcttaacgtCTTAGctgatgcaaataaataaataaataaataaataaataaataaataaataaataaataaataaataaataaataaataaataaataaataaataaatagtgaattACACCCTTTGATCATATAAACTACTACAGGTCGAACCAATAACTTAAACCCAGAAAAGAGTAAATAAAGATTATTTGGCGTTGCACGTCACGATAGGTGATGTGAAAGTTTCTGATAACTACAGTCGAGTTTCTTGACCCTGTTTCAGGTAATCTTCGTGAACCCGCTGATCGGGGACTTAACCGAGAATGAGGTGAGTGAGTCCACAAAGCCGCCAAAGGCGTCCGTTTCGCCCGTATCCCTGGTGAAGTTcccagaggaggaggaagaagaagaggaagagtcAGCAGATGGCGCTACAAGCTCTTCAACTTTGGTGATTGTGGAACCCTGAGCCGTTTCTCTGTATTGTAATCATCTGTAATATAATAAACAAACGTTCAGTATAAAAGATCATCACTGCATCTACAGTGTACTTGTAGCCACATCTACTGAAATACTGTGAAAACACAACAAAGGCCAGAGAAAAAGATGTATGCATGAGAAAGATTTAAAACTCAAAATAAACTTAAATACAGGGTGAACCAAAAGTTTGCTAACGTTTGACGAGCGAATACTTTACGGAGTATAttaggtagagaggtaataattgacacacgtgatgagatgggattttattgacaccaaaataaagtacagaaGAAGTCGCAAGTCTTtggcgatcgtccgacctcattagtgATGTTAAAATGTAACATCCGACGGCAGCTTCTCGCCTTATGCTGTTCACGACATTGTGCATGACGGCCGACATGATGAGtgtgtgttataaagaacattgtCTTTGGTAAACCTCgattgtgtatcgtatgaagtgcCATCTGTTGGCCATTATATGTAtcttattttggtatcaataaaacctcatgtcatgccaatcttgtgtgtcaattattacctgtcTACCTAGAatattgcctcatcaaatgttaacgcTGTGTATTACATCACAGGATTTTCGGAGAAGATTTCTTCATTATTAAACATCGCACAAACGCAGATAGTTATTTcagcgacgatgaggtaggaaagatagtggtcataattaaggtacaatggtgtgaaagtggaaaaccacggaaaaccatcctcagggctgctagTATGATTCTAAAGTGTTCAGAAGAGAAACTCCACCACGGATATTCAGCTAATTCTAGTATTATTGCTTCTTATTTGCGTTTCACACGAAAAATCCCCAAGATGTCTATTAATTTGTGCATGAAAACATGAATATAAAAACTACAAGTAACTTGTTGTCGGTAAATCTTGGAGAGACaatccgctccatggctaaatggttagcgtgctggcctttggccacaggggtcctgggttcgattcccggcagggtcgggaattttaaccttcattggttaataatttctctggcatgagggctgggtgtatgtcttgtcttcatcactACTCCATCCTcacacgacgcgcagatcgcctacgggcgtcaaaccgAAGGACGTGCACCTGGCAAGCGGAacatgtcccggcactaaaagccatacgccgtttcatttcttGGAGAGTCAGCTCAAgacatttgggtaatcacattaacgagatcgtGCAGGGTGTGTAGAGGAGAGGAGGTGGTAGGAACCCCACCAGCACTACTTGAGCAGCTTGATTTGTTGTGGATGATTgctgacaaaatagtagcgtttaTAGGAAGATGTTACAAAGTTTGGtctgagaaaggagacgagctgctcgactaagtggtatgttccaagctatcaatggagagatggcgtggagcttttaaaagcaggaaagatcaagGAAAACGTTCGAtgcatttctaagttctttgaaaatagtAGGCTAAGGACTGATCTCGGTGTCTGCATTCCTGACTCAATACGTAACTCCGCCCCCTAACTGACAACTAAGAAACAGGCGATGCAGCGAATGTCGTTATTCTGAACATGCAATTGCTATACATTATGCCACATATTTAGGGACAGTAAACAAGGCGGAGAACTCAGGTTTGTAGCGAAGGCAACTAAAGACTCATCGTGGGCTGGTAAGTTCCATGCAAATCTGCGTTATTTTCTTGCATTTTCCGCTTGTGTAATAACAGAGATCAATGAGTACTGTGTCCTCTATAGAAACAGGCTGCAGACCGAGCAAGCTGGCCGCGCGGTTCGGGTCACGCTGTCATGAGCTTGCTTTCCGGACATAGTGAGTTTGAAGGCCACTGGcggcagccttgaaaattgttttccgtggttttccattttcacagaaggaaaatgctggggttgtgcgtTAAGACCACTGCcgttttattcccactcctagctctttccttatcccatcgtcgtcgtaagacctatttgtgtagaTGAGACGCAAAAAAAATTGTCAACAATAGACATCCCTTTAGCACGTGTTGGCCttggtaattaattcttgaaattaATACTTCAGAGAGATAATCGGTCTTCGTACTCCGTGCACTAATGTAAACTTACGTGTTAACGACGATATTCCTCAGCTTGACTACCTCAGGCTACTCCATACTGAGTCCGGATCATCCTGAGACTACCGTCTGTTGGCTGTTTCCCGGTgtttcatctgtccagggggtacCGAAGTTCcggggtttttcctgaaatccatggacttccttcaacgtacgtcgtacagaccgtctatcttgaagatctgatgttcccagttcttcccagtTTCTGTCTCCCAAGTGGTGcggatcttcttgttctgccacaAGATGAACAGTCTTAATATACGGACATAGAAAGCAACTCTACTTtccctagcacaatcagagagcctctttATAcattcgtagagctcggaattgtacTGTCTACGAagttcttcatcttcctttaccggccCTAGGATCTTCCGGAGAATTCTCCTGTCTCTgatttccagtttctccatcagacctcttcggttgaATGAAAGACACTCCGTGGCATACAGAGCCTCTGACTGCCGTGTAGTGCTTCACTTGCAGACTGTGTGACAGTGTTATTTGTAAGTCGATAGACCAGTTCCAAGTCGTTGACTCTTGCGTTCATCCATTCGCCGAGATAATTACATTTCTCAGTCCTCTTGATTTTCCCCGTTCTAGTAATATCTCTCTGCTaccttctttgatgttggtgaagaactctgttttctccaaTGACACTTGAAGACACactttggctgcctgtcttctCTGAGGCAACTGACCTGAATTGTTGCTGTATCCAGCGATTCAGTGCTATGTTGTCAGCAAAGGCCAGGGAATCTACAGCCAGCACTTCCTTCTTATGACCGTCTATTAATGTCAGGCTGCTCTTATCCATACTTCAACTTACTCTCGACTAATCACGACTATAATAATGTTTTGTGCCTATTGCTAGCAAGGGTGGCAGTCATCTGCTAtttataggaaactgcgtgttgttgtagtggaTAAAAAGTGCTAAGTGTGGTGTGTGCATTGCAGGAATGTTGCGGACAATACAAATACGCAGCTTCTGAGCCAAGGAAAAttaccagttaaggttaaaatctcggacccggccgggaatggaacccgaagCCCTCTGAAGGTGACTTCACGGAGGATTCATCCAAGGAGCCGTATAACATGACAAGGAATTGTTGCAACTTACAAAGATGTATGTTTATATGGTATAATGCAAGGacggaacatgcaagtagactGCTGTACTTACCCCAGAGAAATGTATTGAGGAACTTCCCCAGGAAGAAGAACCCCAGCACACTGAGATGACCGTAAGCCATGAACAGTATCCTCTCGAGCCAGGTGCTCATTGCTGCATAGATAGGGTACAGCCAAATGCCTTCTACGAAGTGCGTGTACAAGAAGCTGAAATAGGAAAATTAAGTCTCACGAATACCTGGACAACAAGTATgaaatatattcatatatatttctGTTTTTCCTTTAACGTTTGATCTTCAAGCCTCCGTGAATACAAAGTGTTGTCTCTAAGCCTCGTACATGGATATCATTAAGAGGAGAGCCTTCTCTGGATACTGCCACTGGGACGGAGTTATATCCGAGCTGGTCACACCTATGTTCTACTGGGGACAGGACGCAGACAGTTGGTAAAGACGCGTGCCATGTGTGGATAAGTATTGTCCTCTTGGACAATGGCACGTTGATACTGTAGCACGGGAGAGGACGCGTGCCGGCACAGCCCTGCCCTGAAGTCATACAGATGACTCTCCACACCATAACGCCAGGAGCGCCTCTGCAGAACAATGGGACCTCCAGCacactcgcagacgatggtcatccggggaaTTGGTGAACACAAGGCGACGCCATTCAACAGCTTGCGGGTCACGGAACCACCCCAAACGCAGCCTGGCATTCTACAATTGGAATTTGTACTGTCCACTTGACGCGCTACGGGCGtccgttcgattccccgtcaaatTTCCGAAAACGATATAAATGAGATTTGCTATTATGAAGAGTTCTACACCAAAactgagcaccaggttaatttctTTGGGCAAAAGAAAAGGGCAGATGAAAGGTAGGAACATTaatagccttaattaaagttcagtcAGTGTATGAAAATGGGTAAACTTGGGAAAGCTATATTTACGGTGTTCCAGAATGGGATTCAAAACCTTCACCTATCGAACGCTACACGACGCAACCAGAGCAATGGTTTGTACAAGATGCACTCTCAGGACGTGTACAACACACGGTCACACTGACAGAGCCATACAGTCAGCAGCGCTGGTACCGTGTATACCCTCCTTTTGCAGCAATGGAGGTTGCAATTCCCGCAGTCTCCCATGCAGACGATTGTAGAGGTGTCAAATGTAGTCTTGCGGAATGACCTGCCATGCAATTTCCACCTGGTCCTTAGTTGGGCCGGATTTCCTGTCGGTTATGCAGACCGCACAAGATGACGTTTCGTCTGGTGCCATAAATGCTCAGTGGGTGCTGGCCAGGGTAGTTGGCGTACACCTTCGAGAGCACGGTGGGTGGCACGACAGGTTTGGATGTACCATGCGCTGTTCAGTGTAGGATGTGGCTCCCCAGTTGTGTGCCTCTGTCGCACACAGTCCAGATGTTGGCGCCACACGCGCGTACTACCATCGTTGGCACCAAGGGAGAAGCGGCTCTCATCGCTGAAGACGACACGTCTCCATACGTCCTTCCAAAACTACCTGTCGCGGCACCACTGGAGACGGGCGTGAGCAGAACACGCCCTAATGCCAGGCAGGATCGTAGCCCTACTTCACGCGGACTGTTGCGAATGGTCCTCGCTGACACCCGTGGACCAACAGTGTCGCAAAGCTGTTGTGAAGTCGCGGTACGGGTCAATACGGCACTTCGTAAGATGCGACGGTGTTGGAGTGCATCTGTGCGTCACCGGTGTCCGGACCTAGGCCAGTGAACGTATGCATATTTTGCTGACCACTGGCGACAACATCGATGCACTCTGGAGACCGTGTTGCACAATTCTGCGGCCTCCAGAAGGTCCACTATACGTCCTCGCTCAAACTCCTTCAGTCGCACAAACGGTTGACCCACACGCTGTCGCGGCATGTTGCACAGACAGACGCACGCCACTGGTTCTGGCGGTGACCAACTGTTACGCAGCGTGCAACATTCCATGGCTGATAATGGGGTTCCTGAAGTGTCCGTAGCGCCGCGCGTTTGATCATCGCGTGCATTGCCCTCTGGTAGTGTCCAGTGCAAGTATGGCAAACCTTATTCACTTGCGTCAAGGTGTACGAGCGTAACACTTTCACGGCAGGTCATGTTCTACATGGCAAACGCTCAGGAAGAGAACATGAAATTGTTTCTTATGAGGAATGTTCAAACCACCGGAATTCAATTTCATGTGGTCCGTTCTGTTCCTGAGTGTTTCCCACCATTAATGTAGGGTTGTATATCGTTACGTGCCAGCCCCTCTCGGCACTTAGCAACCGAGAAGCTCCCAGCCGGCttggagggcatggccggcctttccCTTTATTGTTCTCGtcagctggcttacctgtgagtttctttattattattattattattattattaatattattactgtaccggaggtacaccttctccgtgcatttgaactgagcgccttttagaaggccatctgtgttatgaatctgaaactatgtattagaagaagtttggacctttaatcttcagatgtctctactatcgacttatgtgccctctctggcgggaggacggacaattaattttatAAGTTTGTGAAACTGAAGTGTATGTGGATTGTTTTTGTGTGCTAAGGTTACCAGCACTTCTatcacttccttcttccttaaattattagccaatgacaaatttttgtatatatatatttttgtagccaagtAGAACTGGGGGTATGTACAGGCATTCTGTCTAGAGTGTTTCCCTTctgctgggagcttttgggccatgttgtcttcttcatcactcCAGTCTAGAGTACATACGGTTAGTGGAGGCAGAGGCAGCCTTGCCTGTCGTCGGAAGAGCCACCAGCTCGAGGTAATGGCAGAcagctccagaaagttaacttgaggggaaggtttcaacattcCTTCTTAATGTATATCACCGTTTAAATGTAAACTTTGAGGCAACTCTATTCAAATCCCCGCTGGAAAAGATGTAACTtacggaataaagagtgttcaccctcttcaaCTTCCTATGGGGATGACtgtggttttctataaattttaactctattttggaacttaatatttctccATCTAGTGACCCTTAAGCTAGGTAATTAAGTCCAGGTAGGATTTGAAGTGTTTTTCAGAAGGACCGCAAGTGCTTCGCCTCCTgacattttgttcatggccaatttCTTAAAACTTTTCTTTGTACACtgaggccatttagaatgggcactcatcgCCCCGGTTTAAATTATAGTTATTCATAGACAAGTGTGGACGAGACTGTCGAGCGCAAATGACAGTAAACAGAGTTTTCGAAGTTTAATGGTGTAAAATTTGGATAAAAACTTGCGcctttgagaggctggactgttGTAAATTGTGGatctcagtctcctagagtgtaactgAGTGAAGCTCTTTAGAGCTATCGTGCTCAGTCATGTGTAAACTATTCCATTCTGGACTGTAAGTCATTGTTGGGCGAGCTCATCGTTCTTCCATTTGTTGTTTTTCATTCAGGTCATTTACCAAAGTTTAAAATGAAGGGGAAGAaacggaaataaataaaatttcaaattttattatttttaaattatgcgttgatcttttctctgtccacccattcaatccggcaccttcttacacctccgcAATCCACGACATtctggtaacaattattattattattattattattattattattattattattattattattattattattattattattatcattaacaaatacatcgcaattgggaaatatctcgctggcaatggtcacttacagtagtgtgataataaacaTATTTACTCAACAACGAGAATCTTCCGTCCCTGGCcacctcgcgaatattctggtgcacatcgtccgagctataaaaagggaggctagccgcggacagtcagttggAGTAAGTGATGAGCTCCGAGATGGAGTCAGTTTGAGACTCACTGTGTTGATGtacggtggctgggctgagggtgacagaggtgttgttgttgttgtccagtgagtagctggactgcagGTGGCATCAGTCGGCCACTGTCATAGTAAATGTAACGCCGTTGGCGGTTGACAATGAAATTAATCATTCAGTAACTTTTACTGGAGAAGTGATGGCAACTCTTTGCTTATGTCTAGATAATAACAATAACTTCACGTGTTACCAAAACTTGTGGTTTAATAAAAGTGATGGTGTAGTTttttagtatatccctcttgtttTTAGTAAGCAGTCGAGTCTCCATCACTCTGGACAAGTACTGTGTGACCGTGAGGCAGCGACTGTGTTCATGTTcgttgttgtgagtatcgtcctgctgttcaactgttcactgcatgtgactgtgtgaagtactggaccGTCTGTGGAGTTTGTATTctaatccagcggtctacacacagctcgGTTACATCAACGAATTGCATCCATGCAATTTCATTGTAAATTTTGCTCTAAATGAGGGACTGTAAtattgctttcacgcaaatcaacagtaaaattagcgatAAATTAACAAATACCACTATTACTATAGAAATGTAGATTCTAGCGACCATTTTGCTGtagacatgactctcttctgtggcattccgcttttTGCTTCCTTCCTGAGGTCCAGATGGGAGAGCCATGTCTGtaaattctcaatatctttgtccatcatggcTGGCCCATATTTAGTTACCCCCTTAGCGGATTTGGACtagtagaaaatcaagaataatatGGACAAGACTACTCTCCACTTACgcgcaagttacaatgaaactattCTAATGTAAGCTAAACATGAACAGTACAAAAAGTAAACTATcaaaaatatgttcgtaatttcgtcccccaaccaaatttatgaaaagtacaattaattttaatatatttttcttttcaaaccTTACGATcattttccctataatgaattacttgaaggccatttatgaaaaatgttttgttggtattgtttttaacacagtctttcagcgttgctcgtgggatattAAACGCTTTACTTCCACGTTTGTGACCCATTACCTTGTCCCTCACTaacttaatagcctttttcatagcctccttatcccactgcttgcgtttacccatttgtaaataataataaacttcataaataacaaataacatgAAGGCGGACGAGATTACGAACATTCCCTTATTATAATGACCGCTACAGTAACTctaccacacgactgaaatgcagtcatATCAGTGCACGAACTCAGCTCAGCATGGAAACTAAATGTGGTGCACACAACAAGACTATGTGCTCGTGGCTAAACGTTGgctaccaaccgtgcaaactggagaTCCCTAGGgcgacgaaattaggtgcggggactctacgagggctgtaaatagagACAATATCGATAGaaagcaatatttaatgaactaacgagTACAATGTAGTCACTCACAAAGtctgttaccttttgccaaatgtcggacacgcgttctctgttgatgacagcgccCTGCTGCGCGGAGTCCAGATGCCACACCTTGACCTCTACGCTAATGCAATGTCGCCACACGCTTCACGTAATTCTCAATAACATTCTGATAcacttttgccacgggcaacctcgattttaatcctcgAACACTGATCATCACTACAACGGTGACATGGACAACACTCCCAAGTGAATGTCCGTCATCACCCATTCTGCGAGTGTCTGGAATACGTTGCCACCACATTGGAACCCCGATATTTCGAATCACCGTGGGAGCTAAATTTTACTTCGaattatcgaaattttgagatatagagaatactgtttttgagcatgtacaggacataattgaatcatgtgtactgaatacattatttataagagtatttaaaaatatacaaacgaaCTCTATTttgcggcatcactttaattataaaccttattatagcaactttttagaagacaggatacagaagtgaaacaagaaacatacctcggttaacacctccGCTAGTCTGTTCTGTTTGTCactgttaatctttcctcccttcacgttgaaacttctcgtccaTACCACGCAGCTGAGATTCCTAAATGGAGCTCGCCATCCGCGACTTCGgagcttgctttcgtacgtgaccggtaattaattcacacccgagaaacagcgagggttcgccgattttccgatcatatCAGCTCCCAGCATGACTGTAACCCCTTCTTACTTGttaaccacaaatgccgtattgcacagtcaacgtttgctttgagaaatccGGAAATTCGTATAACCCAACTTGAAATGCACATGAAGAATAGCACAAACCGCCAGGAAATTTTACTTAATTCCAGTAttgcaggttcgactgtattttatTTAAACCCCAAGTGCATACTGAACCGTTCatgatgggttcaatacatacgATACTAATAAGACTATCTGCAACCCAAAAGGTACACATTTGGTAAATACTCACATAAGATCATAGATGGCGAGGAACATGCCGAGGTCTCTCATAGCCAAAGATGTACTCTGATAGCTGTGCTTGTTGAGGATCAGCTCCAACAGTGCGACCAGTAGGATGTGGGTGTGGACGCCGTGGTTCAACCACCGCCCCACCAGAGGGTCGAACGAGGACGGGAAGATAAGTTCCCGGTCAACAGCGTACACTGTCCAGAACACCAAGGCTGTCGCCTAAAACAAATAAACATATAATTCATAGAGGAGATGTGATTCTCTGCTCGTCTGGAGTGTCATGTGTTCGCCACCCAGTCCTCGTAATAGAGGAAGTAACCAAACGCAGTTAAAAATCTCGGGAATCGAACTATAGACCACTACGCTGCCAAAAGCCAGTcatcattatataataataataataataataataataataataataacaataatattaataattgtaaccttgcattcgggagatcgtgcgtCCGAAtcgcaatgtcggcagccctggagatagttttcagtggtttcccattttcacaccaggcaaacgctggcattgtacattaattaacgccacggtcgatacattcgcactcctagcccttttccatccttgcactGCCGAGAACCTTCagtgcgacattattattattattattattattattattattattattaataatgacaaGAGAAGGAGAGACAAAGTGTGTTACCCACCTGGACCTACCGCTTTAAAGTTTCGGATATTATTCCCTGCCAGATTCACTAATTTGTTATGAACCTGTTAATTAATcgatgtggattttttttttttttttttttttgctacttgctttacgtcgcactgacacagataggtcttatggcgacgatgggatatgaaaagcgTAGGAATgcgaacgaagcggccgtggccttaattaagctacagcctcagcatttgcctggtgtgataatgggaaactacggaaaaccatcttcagggctgccaacagtgggattcgatcccactatctcccagatgcaagcctacagccgcgtgcccctggccgcacggccaactcgcccggtaaatcgaTGTGTAAGAGTTATCAGTTAACCTCCTAGATAGTGATATGCAGGCCACGAGGACACAACTGATGCATGAATTCACTTGGCGGGACCCGACCTTGACCCTTGTGGAATTCTAATCCATGTTGATTGGACATTGACCGAGTCAGGACAGAATTTGACCTCATGTTAAACGATAAAGAGAGCTTTAAGTGACTCATAAGACAAGCGtgggtggtataataataataataataaaaatacgtcGCGTAACGGCCCGTTAAGGCTTTGAGCTGATAAGATGACTGGCCTGCAGGTAGTGGGTTGCACGTGGTAAGCGCGACGACATCCTCAGCCGATTGATTGGCTTCTTTGACCGAGTCAGTTTTCTCTGGCATCAGGTAGCTTCTCAGTTGACTTCACGAGACCGAATGATTCCCATTCAAGCCCTGAAATGTGATCCCTAGAATGGCTATAAATCAAACCCTTGGCATCCAGGTAAAAGGCCTACGCCACgcggaagaaataataataattaataatttttctttcttaatctgctaaccctccagggttggtttttcccttggagtgagggagggatcccacctctaccgcctcaaggtcagtgtcctggagcgtgagaatttgggtcgaggatacaactggaaagaaaggaccagtacttcgcccagagtGCCTCACCCGCTATACTGAATAGGGACCATGTAGGGGCACGGgaatattagaagggatagacaaggaaggaggaaggaagcggccgtggccttaggttaggtaccatcccgacattttcctggaggagaagtgagaaaccacggaaaaccaccttgaggatgTCTCAGGTGCGAATGAAACCTGGGTCTGAGGTaatggctgctaatcacactaaccgctacaccatagaggcagataataataataataataataataataataataatcatcatcatcatcgtcgtcgtctcGCCCCACCCCTTTGTCATCTGTTCAGACCAAAA is drawn from Anabrus simplex isolate iqAnaSimp1 chromosome 1, ASM4041472v1, whole genome shotgun sequence and contains these coding sequences:
- the LOC136864509 gene encoding androgen-dependent TFPI-regulating protein — encoded protein: MAANHTNHYTTETADTEGDAKSKNMQREIFHAAAFLHHSYVMWYAASYVDVSNTTDHYVRLTFGPLAWRFFSGWTFAMQILFLTLAVLEDSLQLCLSVDMTKLRLQIAKFNNYLFVTFVIPVSLATALVFWTVYAVDRELIFPSSFDPLVGRWLNHGVHTHILLVALLELILNKHSYQSTSLAMRDLGMFLAIYDLIFLYTHFVEGIWLYPIYAAMSTWLERILFMAYGHLSVLGFFFLGKFLNTFLWDGHKKEVLAVDSLAFADNIALNRWIQQQFRSVASEKTGSQSVSSSVIGENRVLHQHQRR